A region from the Anaerolineae bacterium genome encodes:
- a CDS encoding Aspartyl-tRNA(Asn) amidotransferase subunit A → MQPLTLTEAKRLIQAGDLSPLELTQTILERIERLNPTLNCYLSVFQEEALARAERLSKSLKDRRNLNPLYGIPIGIKDLIAIRNHPLRAGSKVWDGYTPAQDARVVERLRRSGAIFIGYHNMHEIALGVTNLNPHFGAVRNPWRTDCISGGSSGGSAVAVVSGLCLGAIGTDTGGSIRIPASLCGAVGLKPTFGRVSLRGVLPLSWNLDHVGPLGRCVEDVALLYRLIAGYDPQDVASAQKNLPNPLAHLREGVKGFRIGLAQDDFFTQAEEEILQAVRTAAAVFHELGAQVEEVQIPDGWLAAQTNGLMVISDAAVIYEKQLAEQAGLFGEDVYQRLRNGAAVTLAQYIHARRTQTVLRKQYQEFFKRYDLLLTPTTPITAPPIAGRDSIEAARILTRFTAPFNLTGLPALSIPCAMSTEGLPIGLQLVANYWKEDSLLRAGYAYEQATNARHQFAWSDTL, encoded by the coding sequence ATGCAGCCACTAACCCTGACCGAAGCAAAACGTTTGATTCAGGCGGGCGATCTTTCACCACTTGAGTTAACCCAAACGATTTTAGAGCGCATTGAACGCCTAAACCCAACTTTGAATTGTTATTTATCGGTCTTTCAGGAAGAAGCACTTGCCAGGGCGGAACGCCTGAGCAAATCGCTCAAGGATCGCCGCAATCTAAACCCACTCTATGGTATCCCGATTGGGATCAAGGATCTCATCGCCATCCGCAATCATCCTCTGCGAGCAGGTTCAAAGGTTTGGGATGGGTACACTCCCGCTCAGGATGCCCGTGTCGTCGAGCGCCTGCGGCGTAGCGGGGCGATCTTCATCGGCTATCACAATATGCACGAGATTGCTTTGGGGGTGACAAACCTCAATCCACATTTTGGGGCAGTGCGCAACCCCTGGCGGACGGATTGCATCTCAGGCGGTTCCTCAGGTGGTTCGGCAGTTGCAGTGGTCAGCGGGTTATGTTTGGGGGCAATCGGCACCGATACGGGTGGCTCGATTCGCATTCCCGCCAGCTTATGTGGTGCAGTCGGCTTGAAACCCACCTTTGGGCGGGTTAGTTTACGCGGCGTCTTACCGCTCAGTTGGAATCTGGATCATGTAGGACCGCTGGGGCGCTGTGTTGAAGATGTTGCCCTTTTATATCGCCTGATTGCCGGTTACGATCCGCAAGATGTCGCCAGCGCCCAGAAAAACCTCCCCAATCCTCTGGCGCATCTGCGCGAGGGAGTCAAAGGATTCCGAATTGGGTTGGCGCAAGACGACTTTTTCACGCAAGCGGAGGAGGAGATTTTACAAGCCGTGCGCACCGCTGCCGCGGTTTTCCATGAGTTGGGCGCGCAAGTTGAAGAAGTCCAGATTCCCGATGGATGGTTAGCTGCCCAAACGAACGGCTTGATGGTGATCAGCGATGCCGCTGTGATTTACGAAAAACAGCTTGCGGAACAGGCTGGTTTATTTGGTGAAGATGTCTACCAGCGCTTGCGGAATGGGGCAGCGGTGACCCTTGCGCAGTATATTCATGCCCGCCGCACCCAAACTGTCCTTCGGAAGCAGTATCAGGAATTTTTCAAACGCTATGACCTTCTGCTGACTCCCACTACCCCCATTACCGCTCCACCCATTGCCGGGCGAGATTCGATCGAAGCAGCCAGAATCTTGACGCGCTTTACTGCGCCTTTTAATTTGACCGGCTTACCCGCCCTTTCTATCCCTTGCGCAATGAGTACCGAAGGGCTACCCATTGGTCTTCAGTTGGTCGCTAACTATTGGAAAGAGGATAGCTTGCTCAGAGCTGGATACGCCTATGAACAGGCTACCAACGCCCGCCATCAATTCGCATGGTCAGATACACTTTGA
- a CDS encoding Translin family protein codes for MDNLDSIAETIHTAFASRTEAREKALAQARSLTRHCANAIRAIHREERQAALAEMDQAASLVKELRQNSALFPEIYFEGYTQDALKEYAEAMIVFALTDNGHLPTPEQLGLEYATYLKGMAEAVGELRRRCLDSLRLSDTQEAERMLSYMDDIFAILVTMDYPEAITGGLRRLTDIARSLIERTRGDLTISLRHEKLEQSLRNLEEKLNGGADT; via the coding sequence ATGGATAACCTGGATAGTATCGCAGAAACGATTCACACTGCCTTTGCTTCGCGAACCGAAGCGCGCGAGAAAGCGCTCGCTCAAGCCCGCAGTCTAACCCGTCATTGCGCCAATGCCATTCGCGCCATCCATCGGGAAGAACGTCAGGCAGCCCTTGCGGAAATGGATCAGGCAGCCAGCCTGGTAAAGGAATTGCGCCAAAACTCGGCCCTCTTTCCCGAAATTTATTTCGAGGGCTATACTCAGGATGCCTTGAAGGAATATGCCGAAGCAATGATTGTCTTTGCGTTGACCGACAATGGGCATCTACCAACTCCGGAACAGTTGGGTTTAGAATATGCTACCTATCTCAAAGGGATGGCCGAAGCTGTGGGTGAATTACGACGGCGCTGTCTGGATTCGTTACGTCTTTCAGACACCCAGGAAGCTGAAAGAATGCTTTCCTACATGGACGATATTTTTGCCATTCTGGTGACGATGGATTACCCGGAGGCGATCACGGGCGGCTTGCGGCGTCTGACCGATATTGCCCGCAGCCTGATCGAGCGCACGCGCGGCGACTTAACGATCAGTTTGCGTCATGAAAAACTGGAGCAGAGTCTGCGCAATCTGGAAGAAAAACTGAACGGAGGCGCCGACACCTGA
- a CDS encoding GCN5-related N-acetyltransferase translates to MNTTINYNQKSPLTTSQPVLEGFNSRPFQGESDYPKMVAILQACSLEDCSEMAVNEESIRHQYQYLIHCDPHQDMIFVETADKTVAYGRVEWRDEIEGNRIYALIGHVHPQWRRKGIGRWLLAWLEKRAYQLAGENPSQRPHYLEVGAVETQIGARVLFEQQGYQAVRYFCLMVRPNLEAIPTYALPAGIEIRPVLPEHYEKIYAANLEAFRDHWGSCPDDEPPLQAWLDDPNFDPSLWCVAWEGNEVVGMVLNFIDAHENRIYQRKRGYTENIAVRRPWRRRGIARALIANSLRMLKERGMEEAALGVDTQNPSGALHLYESLGYRVVRQFTTYRKEMTGLATSVIQGKAEAND, encoded by the coding sequence ATGAATACAACGATAAATTACAACCAAAAATCCCCATTAACTACTTCTCAGCCTGTTCTTGAAGGATTTAACAGCCGACCTTTTCAAGGCGAGAGCGATTACCCCAAGATGGTGGCAATCCTGCAGGCCTGCTCTCTGGAAGATTGCAGTGAGATGGCGGTTAACGAGGAGTCGATCCGTCACCAGTATCAATACCTGATCCATTGTGATCCCCATCAGGATATGATCTTCGTTGAAACGGCAGATAAAACGGTCGCTTATGGTCGCGTTGAATGGCGTGATGAAATCGAAGGCAATCGGATTTACGCATTGATTGGCCATGTTCACCCCCAATGGCGCCGTAAAGGGATTGGAAGGTGGTTGCTTGCCTGGTTGGAAAAGAGAGCTTATCAGCTTGCAGGAGAAAATCCGAGCCAACGCCCGCACTATCTGGAGGTAGGCGCCGTCGAGACCCAGATTGGCGCCCGAGTGCTCTTTGAACAGCAGGGATACCAGGCGGTGCGCTATTTTTGCCTGATGGTGCGCCCGAATTTAGAAGCCATTCCCACTTACGCTTTGCCGGCTGGAATTGAGATTCGCCCTGTTTTACCCGAGCATTATGAGAAAATCTACGCTGCAAATCTGGAGGCTTTTCGCGATCACTGGGGCAGTTGTCCTGATGATGAACCGCCCTTGCAAGCCTGGCTGGATGACCCCAATTTTGACCCCAGTCTGTGGTGTGTGGCCTGGGAAGGCAATGAGGTGGTGGGCATGGTGTTGAACTTTATTGATGCCCATGAAAACCGGATCTATCAGCGCAAACGCGGCTACACCGAAAATATCGCTGTCCGCCGCCCGTGGCGCAGGCGCGGCATTGCGCGGGCATTGATCGCCAACAGCTTGCGGATGTTGAAAGAACGGGGTATGGAAGAAGCTGCCCTGGGGGTGGACACGCAAAACCCGAGCGGTGCACTGCACCTTTATGAGAGTTTAGGCTACCGGGTGGTCAGGCAGTTCACGACCTATCGGAAGGAAATGACCGGGTTGGCTACATCGGTTATCCAGGGGAAGGCAGAGGCGAACGATTAG
- a CDS encoding D-alanyl-D-alanine carboxypeptidase: protein MEADVMVELQILLDKLVSQKPIQQAILAVESEDGSLCWFGARGVNVTPESPFFIASIDKLFNAVIVLKLAEQGKLKLDDPITAYLPAELVSGIHTLNGRDQVANITIRHLLSHTSGLADWLEDAPKNGQSLVEQVLEQGDCALTFAEIAERVRSLKPHFPPQDLSATRLKARYSDTNFILLIALIETICASPLHRVHVEMLYTPLGLNHTCFPGASMPLSATPDPIPLRAGGQFIQLPKLIASLRGIYSTARDMIVFLRKLTQGEVFENPQTFAQMQSPWNRFGFPLDRAALRSPGWPIEYALGLMRFQLPRLFTGLKRLPAVIGHTGSTGCWLFWCPEMKMYLTGSVDEVSAGAVPYRLTPQLLKILSTRVED, encoded by the coding sequence ATGGAAGCTGATGTGATGGTCGAATTGCAAATCTTACTCGACAAACTGGTTTCCCAAAAACCGATTCAGCAAGCCATCCTGGCAGTCGAAAGCGAAGATGGTTCGCTCTGCTGGTTTGGGGCGCGCGGTGTGAATGTCACCCCCGAATCGCCTTTCTTCATCGCCAGCATCGACAAACTCTTCAACGCCGTCATCGTGCTGAAACTGGCTGAACAGGGTAAACTGAAGCTGGATGATCCCATTACCGCCTACCTGCCCGCCGAGCTGGTAAGCGGCATCCACACTTTGAACGGACGCGACCAGGTGGCGAATATCACGATCCGCCACCTGCTCTCCCATACCTCCGGGCTGGCAGACTGGCTGGAAGATGCCCCCAAGAACGGCCAGAGCCTGGTTGAGCAGGTGTTGGAACAGGGCGATTGTGCTCTGACCTTTGCTGAGATAGCCGAGCGCGTGCGCAGTCTTAAGCCGCACTTCCCACCCCAGGACTTGTCTGCAACCAGGTTAAAAGCGCGTTATTCGGATACCAACTTTATCCTGCTCATCGCCCTCATCGAGACGATTTGCGCATCTCCCCTGCACAGGGTGCACGTTGAAATGCTCTATACCCCTCTCGGGCTGAATCATACATGCTTCCCCGGTGCATCCATGCCTCTCTCGGCAACCCCTGACCCAATACCCCTGCGCGCTGGAGGACAGTTTATCCAGCTTCCCAAACTGATAGCTTCCCTGCGCGGCATCTACAGCACGGCCAGGGATATGATTGTCTTCCTGCGGAAATTGACCCAGGGTGAAGTCTTCGAAAACCCGCAGACTTTCGCCCAGATGCAATCGCCCTGGAACCGTTTCGGCTTTCCACTTGACCGCGCTGCTCTGCGCTCTCCTGGCTGGCCGATTGAGTATGCATTGGGGCTAATGCGTTTCCAACTGCCGCGCCTGTTCACCGGACTGAAACGGCTTCCGGCGGTTATCGGTCACACGGGCTCAACGGGTTGCTGGCTGTTCTGGTGTCCGGAAATGAAGATGTATTTAACAGGCAGTGTCGATGAAGTCAGCGCGGGGGCTGTGCCGTATCGGCTCACTCCGCAACTTTTGAAAATTCTATCAACCCGAGTCGAAGACTGA
- a CDS encoding Fibronectin type III domain protein — protein MKRKAYSLSAVLRSLMIGLALAMGFLPRGSVRAAVVRYAAPTAQGNGDCSSWADACTLQTAITIARNGDEIWVKAGVHYPGAAGNRSATFTLKSGVAIYGGFAGTETQRSQRNWRVNKTILSGDIDNASSPDAHGGDFINENASQIQGNNAYHVVTGSGTDNTAVLDGFIITAGQANSGSSPNSFGGGMYNNSGSPTVANLTFSGNTASSDGGGMYNDNSSPTLANLTFSGNHASSDGGGMYNDYSSPRLTDVIFSDNTASSDGGGMYNYKSSPKLTDVTFSGNTASDYGGGMFNLFSSPTLTNATFSGNHAAEGGGMSNYSQSSPTLTNVTFSGNTVTYYGGGMFNYFQSSPTLTNVILWGNTNGSIYNINSSAPIISYSDVQGCGGSGSGWNPACGTDGGGNLDANPSFVDGDGDDGTYGTADDNLRLQPTSPAIDTGNNTAVPSGVTTDLDGKMRIQDGNGDSTAIVDMGAYETDITAPTVSSIGRADPNPTGAGSVRFRVTFSEAVTGVGAGDFSLTTTGVSGAGVTGVVGSGAVYTVTVGTGSGAGTLRLDIPNTASITDGWGNPLAGLPYTNGEVYQVRWYLIYLPLVIKNTP, from the coding sequence ATGAAGCGGAAAGCCTATTCCTTGAGTGCAGTGCTGAGGTCGCTGATGATTGGATTGGCACTGGCAATGGGTTTTTTGCCTAGGGGCAGCGTCCGTGCTGCCGTCGTGCGCTATGCTGCGCCAACAGCCCAAGGCAACGGCGACTGCTCCTCATGGGCAGACGCCTGCACCCTGCAGACCGCCATAACCATTGCGCGCAACGGCGATGAAATCTGGGTCAAGGCTGGCGTGCATTACCCCGGCGCGGCCGGCAACCGCAGCGCCACCTTCACCCTGAAAAGTGGCGTAGCAATCTACGGTGGCTTTGCCGGGACGGAGACGCAGCGCAGTCAGCGCAACTGGAGGGTGAACAAGACCATTCTCAGCGGTGACATTGACAACGCATCATCCCCCGACGCTCACGGTGGCGACTTCATCAACGAAAACGCCTCTCAGATTCAGGGGAATAATGCTTACCACGTCGTCACCGGCAGCGGCACTGACAACACCGCCGTGCTGGATGGCTTCATCATCACCGCCGGGCAGGCAAACAGTGGCAGTTCTCCGAATTCTTTCGGTGGCGGGATGTACAACAACTCCGGCAGCCCGACGGTGGCGAACCTGACCTTCTCCGGCAACACGGCATCCTCCGATGGTGGCGGGATGTACAACGACAACAGCAGTCCGACGCTGGCGAACCTGACCTTCTCCGGCAACCACGCATCCTCCGATGGTGGCGGGATGTATAACGACTACAGCAGCCCGAGGCTGACGGACGTGATCTTCTCCGACAACACGGCATCCTCCGATGGCGGCGGGATGTACAACTATAAGAGCAGCCCGAAGCTGACGGACGTGACCTTCTCCGGCAACACGGCATCTGATTACGGCGGCGGGATGTTCAACCTTTTTAGCAGCCCGACCCTGACGAATGCCACCTTCTCCGGCAACCATGCAGCTGAGGGCGGCGGGATGTCCAACTACTCTCAAAGCAGCCCGACCCTGACGAACGTTACCTTCTCCGGCAACACAGTAACCTACTACGGCGGCGGGATGTTCAACTACTTCCAAAGCAGCCCGACCCTGACCAACGTCATTCTCTGGGGCAACACCAATGGCAGCATCTACAACATCAACAGCAGCGCGCCGATCATCTCTTACAGCGACGTGCAGGGCTGTGGCGGCTCCGGCAGCGGCTGGAATCCTGCCTGCGGTACAGACGGCGGCGGCAATCTGGATGCCAACCCGTCCTTTGTGGATGGCGACGGTGACGATGGCACCTATGGCACGGCGGATGACAACCTGCGCCTGCAACCGACCTCGCCAGCGATTGACACCGGAAACAACACTGCCGTCCCCTCCGGCGTGACCACCGACCTGGACGGTAAGATGCGCATTCAAGATGGGAATGGCGACAGTACGGCAATCGTGGACATGGGTGCATACGAGACGGATATCACCGCTCCCACCGTCTCTTCCATCGGCCGCGCCGATCCGAATCCCACCGGTGCCGGGAGCGTGCGCTTCCGCGTCACCTTCTCTGAGGCCGTGACCGGTGTGGGGGCAGGCGACTTCAGCCTGACCACAACAGGCGTTAGCGGTGCGGGCGTGACGGGTGTGGTGGGTTCTGGGGCGGTGTACACCGTTACGGTGGGCACGGGCAGCGGTGCTGGCACCCTGCGCCTGGATATCCCCAACACTGCCAGCATCACGGATGGGTGGGGTAATCCCCTGGCGGGCCTGCCCTATACAAATGGTGAAGTATATCAGGTCAGATGGTATTTGATCTACCTGCCGCTGGTGATTAAAAACACGCCGTAA
- a CDS encoding Fibronectin type III domain protein — protein MKRRKIEAILFCLALSGLLVVGLFLVLSQTAQEVRASPGQLFVTPGGSGDCSQSNPCNLQTALSSSNNGDEIYLAQGTYTSSDPEVLKVTKNLTFYGGWNGTTTSPPVRDPLAYPTILDGEEQRCVVLIQSGTTVILDGLTIMNGKMDLQNPTGMYGAGLFAADADLTVRHTRFYSNVVDINANIAYGGGMMVKGGSLSIEKSSFKWNSVKSQALPYGGGLAISDTLTATVREVLFERNDAWIGSGLFFTGNSSKPPVQVFASTFRDNGWGYSKGTASGGYSGAMEIVNATAHIEGNTMDRNYGANEYGAMRVMNSEIVLLRNLITRNESYEVSALAFWYTDPLIMANNIVVDNQTTAYSFSVPAIEVKGSSGEFLHNTLARNRNFSGSNVGEAYGILVHQSSNISLTNNIVVSHTVGIYVDGGSTANLEGTLWGSDAWANGTDTGGGGSINTGAVNLWKDPAFLDPNNGNYHLSLSSPAIDAGVLTDLTSDIDGGVRPTGSGFDIGADEIAAIYLPLVLKLFP, from the coding sequence ATGAAAAGGAGAAAAATCGAAGCTATTCTATTTTGTCTGGCCTTGAGTGGCTTGTTGGTGGTTGGTTTGTTTCTGGTTCTGAGCCAGACTGCGCAGGAAGTCCGCGCCAGCCCAGGACAACTGTTTGTGACGCCAGGGGGTAGCGGCGACTGTTCCCAGTCCAATCCTTGTAATTTACAGACGGCGCTCAGCAGTTCTAACAATGGCGATGAGATTTATCTGGCGCAGGGCACCTACACCAGCAGCGATCCGGAGGTGCTCAAAGTTACGAAAAACCTTACCTTTTATGGGGGTTGGAATGGCACTACGACCTCGCCTCCAGTGCGGGATCCGCTTGCCTACCCTACGATCCTGGACGGTGAAGAGCAACGGTGCGTCGTTTTGATCCAGAGTGGAACCACCGTTATCCTGGATGGACTTACCATAATGAATGGAAAAATGGATCTCCAAAATCCAACTGGCATGTATGGGGCGGGTCTCTTCGCCGCAGATGCGGACTTAACCGTGCGTCATACCCGTTTTTATAGCAATGTCGTAGATATAAATGCAAACATTGCCTATGGCGGTGGCATGATGGTCAAGGGAGGTAGCCTGTCAATCGAGAAATCCAGCTTTAAGTGGAATTCCGTTAAGTCACAAGCTTTACCGTATGGGGGAGGGCTGGCAATCTCCGACACGCTGACGGCAACCGTCAGAGAGGTGTTGTTCGAGCGAAATGATGCCTGGATCGGGAGCGGGCTCTTTTTCACTGGCAACAGCAGCAAGCCACCTGTTCAGGTTTTCGCTAGCACCTTTAGAGACAATGGATGGGGTTATAGCAAGGGCACTGCATCTGGTGGTTATAGTGGCGCTATGGAAATCGTAAATGCAACGGCACACATCGAAGGGAATACGATGGATCGGAATTATGGCGCAAACGAGTATGGTGCCATGCGAGTCATGAACTCTGAGATAGTGCTGCTGCGCAATCTGATTACTCGCAACGAATCTTATGAGGTCTCAGCGCTGGCCTTTTGGTACACAGATCCCCTTATAATGGCAAACAATATAGTTGTGGATAACCAGACGACAGCCTATTCGTTCTCTGTACCTGCCATCGAGGTTAAGGGTAGCAGCGGTGAATTCTTACATAACACCCTTGCGCGCAACCGAAATTTCTCCGGATCGAATGTTGGTGAGGCTTACGGCATCCTGGTTCACCAATCATCTAATATCTCGCTGACCAACAACATCGTAGTCAGCCACACGGTTGGCATTTATGTAGATGGCGGCAGCACGGCAAATCTGGAGGGCACCCTGTGGGGGAGTGATGCCTGGGCGAATGGGACGGATACGGGTGGTGGTGGAAGTATCAACACGGGTGCGGTGAACTTATGGAAAGATCCAGCCTTTCTCGATCCCAACAATGGAAACTATCACCTCAGCCTCAGTTCGCCTGCCATTGATGCCGGTGTCCTGACAGATTTGACATCAGACATCGATGGAGGTGTTCGCCCAACCGGTTCTGGTTTCGACATCGGTGCCGATGAGATCGCAGCCATCTATCTCCCCCTGGTGCTGAAGCTCTTTCCCTGA
- a CDS encoding HAD-superfamily hydrolase subfamily IA, variant 3, giving the protein MPADVEVKYCHSLLGKGTALMTISTILFDFGGVLLRTEDHQPRQTLAARYGLSEDELVRLVFGSPSALSASVGEITAEQHWQQVAKALGASNEQIPSLIEQFYGGDRLDEGLVQLIRSYRKTHRIGLLSNAWDDLRTILTEQLRILDIFDEVIISAEVGVMKPDRRIYEIAAQKFRVPPHEAVFIDDLLVNVQAAQEAGMKAIHFRSTLQTHNDLQHLLEEGS; this is encoded by the coding sequence ATGCCGGCTGACGTTGAGGTAAAATATTGCCATTCTCTTCTTGGAAAAGGAACAGCCCTGATGACGATTAGCACCATCCTGTTTGATTTTGGTGGCGTGCTATTGCGCACGGAAGACCATCAACCGCGCCAGACTCTGGCTGCCAGATATGGCCTGAGTGAGGATGAGCTTGTCCGCCTGGTGTTTGGCAGCCCATCGGCGTTGAGCGCTTCGGTGGGGGAGATCACCGCTGAGCAACACTGGCAGCAAGTGGCAAAAGCCCTTGGGGCTTCTAACGAGCAGATTCCCTCTCTCATCGAGCAATTCTATGGCGGAGATCGTTTGGATGAGGGGCTGGTGCAATTGATTCGTTCCTATCGCAAAACCCACCGCATCGGGTTACTCAGCAATGCCTGGGATGATTTGCGCACGATCTTGACCGAGCAACTGCGTATTCTCGATATTTTCGATGAGGTGATCATCTCGGCGGAGGTGGGGGTGATGAAGCCGGATCGGCGCATCTATGAAATCGCTGCTCAAAAGTTCAGGGTACCACCACATGAAGCGGTCTTCATCGACGACCTACTTGTCAACGTCCAGGCTGCCCAGGAAGCGGGGATGAAAGCAATCCATTTTCGGTCAACCCTGCAAACCCATAACGATTTGCAACATCTTCTCGAGGAAGGATCCTGA
- a CDS encoding Single-stranded DNA-binding protein, giving the protein MYHTIIFIGNLGRDPEMRYTPTGQAVTSFSVAVNDSYTSNTGERIPRTIWFRVSVWGKQAEIANQYLKKGSKVLVEGRLVVDANTGGPRIWNRQDGTPGASFEVSARTLRFLSTRAETEAAETMTDITELDSGSEDDIPF; this is encoded by the coding sequence ATGTATCACACAATCATCTTTATCGGCAATCTCGGGCGCGATCCTGAGATGCGTTATACTCCCACCGGTCAGGCGGTGACATCTTTCTCCGTAGCAGTCAATGACAGTTATACCTCCAACACCGGCGAGCGCATCCCCCGCACGATTTGGTTCCGTGTCTCTGTATGGGGCAAACAAGCGGAAATTGCCAACCAATACCTGAAAAAGGGCTCGAAGGTGCTGGTCGAGGGGCGTTTGGTGGTAGATGCCAATACCGGCGGGCCACGAATCTGGAATCGCCAGGATGGTACCCCAGGTGCCTCTTTTGAAGTGAGCGCGCGTACCCTCCGCTTCCTGTCTACCCGCGCCGAGACGGAAGCTGCGGAAACGATGACAGACATCACAGAGCTTGACAGCGGTTCTGAAGACGATATTCCCTTTTGA
- a CDS encoding Phosphopantothenoylcysteine decarboxylase, translating into MGNILSGKRILLGVSGSIACYKAADLASKLTQQGAVVTCVLTSAAREFITPLTFQSVTGQPAYTDQDLWGSEGHIQHVGLGHQADLIVIAPASANTIAKLAHGICDNLLTLACLAATCPILLAPAMDSGMYTHPATQANVQTLRERGVYIAGPGIGRMASGLSGLGRMLEPPEIIGHMRHLLGRQEGKLRGKRVVVTAGGTAEPIDAVRTLTNRSSGKQGFAIAQAAIDQGAEVTLIAGPTSLPTPVGAKRIDIQTAQEMLNAVLESVSDADALIMAAAVADYRPERPVAQKLSKEQGIPQIQLTLTPDILSAVAQLRAHSGFPRAVIGFAAESSDLIEHARQKLTRKKLDLIVANDITAPDAGFGTDTNRVTLIDPGGNVQTFPLMTKDEVAELILHRLIALLEAAP; encoded by the coding sequence ATGGGAAACATCCTTTCCGGCAAGCGCATTTTATTAGGGGTAAGCGGTTCGATCGCCTGCTATAAGGCAGCCGACCTGGCTTCCAAATTGACTCAACAAGGCGCAGTCGTCACCTGTGTTTTGACTTCTGCGGCAAGAGAATTTATCACCCCGCTCACCTTTCAATCGGTTACCGGGCAACCGGCTTACACCGACCAGGACCTATGGGGGAGCGAAGGGCATATCCAGCACGTTGGTTTGGGTCATCAGGCCGATCTCATTGTAATTGCGCCGGCCTCGGCAAACACGATCGCCAAACTTGCGCACGGGATTTGCGATAATCTCTTAACATTAGCCTGCCTGGCTGCAACCTGCCCCATTCTCCTTGCTCCGGCGATGGATAGCGGCATGTACACCCATCCCGCCACGCAGGCCAACGTGCAAACCCTCAGAGAACGGGGGGTGTATATTGCCGGGCCCGGCATTGGGCGTATGGCTTCAGGGCTGAGCGGTCTGGGGCGCATGCTCGAACCGCCGGAAATCATTGGTCACATGCGCCACCTGCTGGGACGGCAGGAAGGCAAATTGCGCGGGAAGCGAGTGGTGGTTACTGCCGGCGGCACCGCCGAGCCAATCGACGCGGTGCGTACCCTCACCAATCGTTCCTCGGGTAAGCAAGGCTTTGCAATTGCCCAGGCTGCCATAGACCAGGGCGCAGAAGTCACCCTGATCGCCGGACCGACTTCCCTCCCGACGCCGGTGGGAGCCAAACGCATTGACATCCAAACGGCTCAGGAGATGTTAAACGCCGTATTGGAGTCGGTCTCAGACGCTGACGCATTGATTATGGCTGCCGCAGTCGCCGACTATCGCCCGGAAAGGCCTGTGGCACAGAAATTATCCAAAGAACAGGGTATTCCCCAAATCCAGCTTACCCTCACGCCGGATATCCTTAGCGCAGTTGCTCAATTGCGGGCTCACAGCGGTTTCCCGCGCGCGGTGATTGGCTTTGCTGCCGAAAGCAGTGACCTCATCGAGCATGCCCGTCAAAAACTCACTCGAAAAAAGCTGGATTTAATCGTCGCCAATGATATTACTGCACCGGATGCCGGCTTCGGGACGGATACCAACCGCGTTACGCTGATCGATCCAGGAGGAAATGTTCAGACTTTCCCCTTGATGACCAAAGACGAGGTTGCCGAACTCATCTTACACAGACTGATTGCTCTTCTGGAGGCTGCGCCATGA